The Sphingomonas sanxanigenens DSM 19645 = NX02 genome includes a region encoding these proteins:
- a CDS encoding NAD(P)/FAD-dependent oxidoreductase, which translates to MRIGIVGAGIAGLSCAELLQAAGHAVTVFDKGRGAGGRMATRRVPTPSGDVAFDHGAQYFTVRDPVFAASVAGWQASGMVAPWPSAGDDAWVGTPGMNAVVKGLSRSLAVQWNSRVDALRRVDRSWFAESVADEPFDAVIVATPAEQAAPLLVPHDPAMAAMAQACPSAPCWAAMVAFAERIAIAGDIVRDAGIIGWAARNSAKPGRSGTEAWVIQATADWSRDHLEDEETDVVDALLAAFAAAARQALPVPVVRIGHRWRYARANAAPHGSLWNDATRIGAVGDWLLAPRIESAWLSGRMLADRIISAHR; encoded by the coding sequence ATGAGGATCGGCATTGTCGGCGCGGGAATTGCGGGGCTTTCGTGCGCCGAGCTGCTGCAGGCAGCCGGGCACGCGGTCACGGTGTTCGACAAGGGGCGCGGCGCTGGCGGGCGTATGGCGACGCGGCGTGTACCGACGCCATCGGGCGACGTGGCGTTCGACCATGGCGCGCAATACTTCACTGTTCGCGACCCGGTCTTCGCGGCGTCTGTGGCGGGCTGGCAAGCATCCGGGATGGTGGCACCCTGGCCCAGCGCCGGCGATGACGCGTGGGTTGGAACCCCTGGAATGAACGCGGTGGTGAAAGGGTTGTCCCGGTCTCTGGCGGTCCAGTGGAACAGTCGCGTCGATGCGCTTCGCCGCGTCGACCGGTCATGGTTTGCCGAGTCGGTTGCTGACGAACCGTTCGACGCGGTGATCGTCGCGACCCCCGCCGAGCAGGCGGCACCGTTGCTGGTGCCGCACGACCCGGCAATGGCCGCGATGGCGCAAGCCTGCCCGTCCGCACCATGCTGGGCGGCGATGGTGGCGTTCGCGGAACGGATCGCCATCGCCGGGGACATTGTTCGTGACGCCGGCATCATCGGCTGGGCGGCGCGCAACAGCGCCAAACCCGGCCGAAGCGGCACCGAAGCGTGGGTGATTCAGGCGACGGCGGACTGGTCCCGCGATCATCTCGAGGACGAGGAGACCGACGTGGTCGATGCGCTGCTGGCGGCGTTCGCGGCGGCGGCAAGGCAGGCGTTGCCCGTTCCCGTCGTACGGATCGGCCATCGCTGGCGCTATGCGCGCGCCAACGCCGCGCCGCACGGCTCACTGTGGAACGACGCGACACGGATCGGGGCGGTCGGCGACTGGCTGCTTGCACCGAGGATCGAAAGCGCCTGGCTATCGGGGCGAATGCTGGCCGACCGGATCATTTCGGCGCATCGCTAA
- the crtI gene encoding phytoene desaturase family protein, which produces MTRRTAIVIGSGIGGIACAIRLQSLGFDTRIVEQLDDVGGRAYVRCAQGFTFDMGPTVLTVPHFIEELFSLERDVAMLGAPDFPEDVLGDGQRIVSGISGGPNTSRYLEIVPILPFYRIYFDDGSFFDYDADPVNVRAQIARLAPEDLDGYDRFHEAARAIFQRGFLELGYTYFGSLGSMLKVVPDLLKLGAVQPLFSLISKYFKSDKMRQVFSFEPLLIGGNPLKVPAIYAMIHFVEKTWGVHYAMGGTGALVRALIVKFEELGGTVQRNAEVARIEVEKRGRKRVATGVTLASGKTLRADLVVSNADYATTYLRLIDKAHRRINRDALVKFRKQSMSLMVIYFGYEKRDGDPDVRHHNIILGPRYEDLLTDIFERKILAEDFSQYLHIPTLTDPSLAPPGHHAAYTLIPVPNTLGDIDWDAVGEGFAQKVLNFLDDRDYIPGLRERLVYRSFVTPDYFEQTLAAYAGNGFGVEPRLTQTAFFRPHNRSEDITNLYLVGQGTQPGGGTPSVMMSAKMTAREIARDHAIDPRILAGMPG; this is translated from the coding sequence ATGACCCGTCGTACTGCGATCGTGATCGGCTCGGGCATCGGCGGCATCGCTTGCGCGATCCGCCTTCAGAGCCTCGGCTTCGACACCCGCATCGTCGAGCAACTCGACGATGTCGGCGGGCGTGCCTACGTCCGGTGCGCGCAGGGCTTCACCTTCGACATGGGGCCGACTGTGCTGACCGTGCCGCATTTCATCGAGGAGCTGTTCTCGCTCGAACGCGACGTCGCGATGCTGGGCGCGCCCGATTTTCCGGAAGACGTGCTGGGCGATGGGCAGCGGATCGTCAGCGGCATCAGCGGAGGTCCCAATACCAGCCGTTATCTGGAGATCGTCCCGATCCTGCCCTTCTACCGCATCTATTTCGACGACGGCAGCTTCTTCGATTACGACGCCGACCCGGTAAACGTCCGCGCGCAGATCGCCCGGCTCGCGCCCGAGGACCTCGACGGCTACGATCGCTTCCACGAGGCCGCGCGCGCGATCTTCCAACGCGGCTTCCTCGAACTCGGCTATACCTATTTTGGCAGCCTCGGCTCGATGCTGAAGGTCGTTCCCGACCTGCTCAAGCTGGGCGCCGTGCAGCCGCTATTCTCGCTGATCAGCAAATATTTCAAGAGCGACAAGATGCGGCAGGTGTTCAGCTTCGAACCTCTGCTGATCGGCGGCAATCCGCTGAAGGTGCCCGCCATCTATGCGATGATCCACTTCGTCGAGAAGACCTGGGGCGTACATTACGCGATGGGCGGCACCGGCGCGCTGGTGCGCGCGCTGATCGTCAAGTTCGAGGAACTCGGCGGAACGGTGCAACGCAACGCCGAAGTCGCACGGATCGAGGTCGAGAAGCGTGGCCGCAAGCGCGTCGCGACCGGCGTTACACTTGCATCGGGCAAGACGCTGAGGGCCGATCTCGTCGTCTCCAATGCCGATTACGCGACCACCTATCTGCGACTGATCGACAAGGCGCATCGCCGGATCAATCGCGACGCCTTGGTCAAGTTCCGCAAGCAGAGCATGTCGCTGATGGTGATCTATTTCGGCTATGAGAAGCGCGATGGCGACCCCGATGTGCGCCACCACAACATCATCCTCGGGCCACGCTACGAGGACCTGCTGACCGACATCTTCGAACGCAAGATCCTTGCCGAGGACTTTTCGCAATATCTGCATATCCCGACTCTAACCGACCCGAGCCTCGCGCCGCCGGGCCATCATGCCGCCTATACGCTGATCCCGGTGCCCAACACGCTCGGCGACATCGACTGGGACGCGGTCGGCGAAGGCTTTGCGCAAAAGGTGCTGAATTTCCTGGACGACCGCGACTATATCCCGGGCCTGCGCGAACGGCTGGTCTATCGCAGCTTCGTCACGCCCGATTATTTCGAGCAGACGCTGGCCGCCTATGCCGGCAACGGTTTCGGCGTCGAGCCGCGGCTGACCCAGACCGCGTTCTTTCGCCCGCACAACCGCAGCGAGGACATCACCAATCTCTATCTCGTCGGACAGGGCACGCAGCCGGGCGGCGGCACGCCGTCTGTCATGATGTCCGCCAAGATGACCGCACGCGAAATCGCGCGCGATCATGCGATCGATCCGCGCATCTTAGCGGGGATGCCGGGTTAG
- a CDS encoding Brp/Blh family beta-carotene 15,15'-dioxygenase, translating into MAALADPRPSSRRFAPLRRGDFVHPAYWIAAAALIVVTLLGMPLGQPAAVAAATIVFLGGGLPHGAYDIALLRRSVALDRSALALAVGGYVAVALLMVSLWMTVPLVALVLFLAVASVHFGEDWPMLEEPLLRFAAGAAVIAAATIGHPAEVSSLFVAMSDPRAAIIAQIVTAAAPVALLVTIVGMAVAWRDGGHWAAAMASCLVLLVVLPPVAGFALFFVFLHSPRHLAHTRALLRDMSLVRWLGTGALLSGFAILGGWGLRSMAPSRFDPTVVAQAFQLLASVAVPHLLLSRWLEGRLISIPLSQEKTAIS; encoded by the coding sequence ATGGCAGCACTTGCTGACCCACGCCCGTCATCGCGTCGCTTTGCTCCGCTGCGGCGCGGCGATTTTGTCCATCCGGCCTATTGGATTGCGGCGGCGGCGCTGATCGTGGTGACGCTGCTCGGCATGCCGCTGGGGCAACCGGCGGCGGTGGCCGCCGCGACGATCGTGTTCCTTGGCGGGGGGCTGCCGCACGGGGCCTATGACATCGCGCTGTTGCGGCGCTCGGTCGCGCTGGACCGGTCCGCCCTCGCGCTCGCGGTCGGCGGTTATGTCGCGGTTGCCCTGCTGATGGTATCGCTGTGGATGACCGTGCCGCTGGTCGCTCTGGTCCTCTTTCTGGCGGTTGCGTCGGTGCATTTCGGCGAGGACTGGCCGATGCTCGAGGAGCCGCTGCTCCGGTTTGCAGCGGGGGCGGCGGTAATCGCGGCGGCCACGATCGGCCATCCCGCCGAGGTTTCGTCGCTGTTCGTCGCGATGAGCGATCCGCGCGCTGCGATCATTGCCCAAATCGTCACCGCGGCCGCGCCGGTCGCGTTGCTGGTCACCATCGTCGGCATGGCCGTCGCTTGGCGGGATGGCGGCCACTGGGCCGCCGCGATGGCGTCGTGCCTCGTGCTGCTGGTGGTGCTGCCGCCGGTCGCGGGATTCGCGCTGTTTTTCGTTTTCCTGCATTCGCCGCGGCACTTGGCGCATACACGCGCGCTGTTGCGCGATATGTCGCTCGTGCGATGGCTTGGCACTGGCGCTCTGCTGTCGGGCTTCGCCATCCTCGGCGGTTGGGGGTTGCGCTCCATGGCACCGTCTCGCTTCGATCCGACAGTCGTTGCACAAGCGTTCCAATTACTGGCGTCGGTGGCGGTGCCGCACCTGCTGCTGTCGCGCTGGCTCGAAGGGCGGCTGATTTCCATCCCTCTCTCTCAAGAAAAGACAGCGATTTCATGA
- a CDS encoding bacteriorhodopsin-like, which translates to MPRINATEAPLDIVTPFQYSLIYNAFSFTFATMGAATAFLWLSRSQVAPAYRTALTISGLVTGIAAYHYYRIFESWIAAYTFGNGVVTATPFAFNDAYRYVDWLLTVPLLLIELVLVMRLSRDETMSKSVRLGSAAALMIVLGYPGEISSDISTRVLWGTLSAIPFVYIVWELFSGLGKSIAQQPAGAQNLVRKARLLTFASWGFYPIVYMAPYAGLTGGTVTTTIQIGYTIADIVAKAGLGILIFLIAVRKSAVEAEAGGHKGYAA; encoded by the coding sequence GTGCCGCGGATCAATGCGACGGAGGCTCCTTTGGATATCGTCACACCCTTTCAATACTCCCTCATCTACAACGCTTTTTCCTTCACGTTTGCGACGATGGGCGCGGCAACGGCGTTTCTCTGGTTGAGCCGGTCACAAGTCGCGCCGGCTTATCGGACGGCGCTGACCATTTCGGGGCTGGTCACCGGTATCGCGGCCTATCACTATTACCGAATATTCGAGAGCTGGATCGCCGCCTATACGTTCGGCAATGGCGTCGTCACGGCGACCCCCTTCGCGTTCAACGATGCGTATCGGTACGTCGACTGGCTGCTGACCGTGCCCTTGCTGCTGATCGAACTGGTTCTGGTCATGCGTCTTTCGCGTGACGAAACCATGTCCAAGTCGGTCCGGCTGGGCTCTGCTGCGGCGCTGATGATTGTCCTGGGCTATCCAGGCGAGATCTCGAGCGACATTTCGACGCGCGTCCTGTGGGGTACCCTGTCGGCGATCCCGTTCGTGTACATCGTGTGGGAGTTGTTCAGCGGGCTCGGAAAGTCGATCGCACAACAACCTGCCGGCGCGCAGAACCTGGTGCGCAAGGCACGCTTGCTAACCTTCGCCTCCTGGGGCTTCTATCCGATCGTCTACATGGCGCCCTATGCCGGGCTGACCGGCGGCACCGTCACCACGACGATCCAGATCGGCTATACGATCGCTGATATCGTCGCCAAGGCCGGGCTGGGCATCCTGATCTTCCTGATCGCGGTCCGCAAGTCGGCGGTCGAGGCCGAAGCCGGTGGGCATAAGGGCTATGCCGCCTGA
- a CDS encoding LuxR C-terminal-related transcriptional regulator, translated as MAQVTNILPIENRHVRLVTDSPIPSVISDPRLPDNPIVACNTAFCDLTGYPADEVVGRNCRFLSGPATEPWLTEEIRRGVREHRPVLVEILNYKRNGQPFRNAVLVAPIYDEQDALLYFLGSQLEIDPAAATPSSMRRIRAAEMVKALSPRQGQVLKCVANGLLNKQIAAELNLAEKTVKMHRAILMNRLGLNTTADLIRLAVEAGL; from the coding sequence ATGGCCCAAGTGACCAATATCCTTCCCATCGAGAACCGTCATGTCCGGCTCGTGACCGACAGCCCGATACCGTCGGTCATCAGCGATCCCCGGCTTCCGGATAATCCCATAGTCGCGTGCAACACCGCCTTTTGCGACTTGACGGGCTATCCCGCCGACGAGGTGGTCGGGCGGAACTGCCGTTTCCTGTCGGGGCCGGCGACCGAACCATGGCTGACCGAAGAAATCCGCCGCGGCGTTCGCGAGCATCGCCCGGTGCTTGTCGAGATCCTCAACTACAAGCGCAACGGCCAGCCATTCCGCAACGCCGTTCTCGTCGCGCCGATCTACGACGAGCAGGACGCGTTGCTGTATTTTCTGGGATCGCAACTCGAGATCGATCCCGCAGCGGCGACACCGTCGAGCATGCGCCGCATTCGCGCGGCGGAAATGGTCAAGGCCCTGTCGCCGCGGCAGGGTCAGGTGCTCAAGTGTGTTGCCAACGGCCTGCTCAACAAACAGATCGCTGCAGAGCTCAATCTGGCGGAGAAAACCGTCAAGATGCACCGCGCCATTCTGATGAATCGGCTCGGTTTGAATACGACGGCAGACCTCATCCGGCTCGCCGTGGAGGCCGGCCTGTAA
- a CDS encoding TetR/AcrR family transcriptional regulator encodes MLDTALRIIREEGADRLTLGQLATRAGVSKPVAYEHFGTRSGLLIELYRWIDTERVNAFRNAMATGEQDLGETIAVLAAAYIHCAADMTDEFHIVGAALAGSEEKAAVFQELLDYSVQMFVAVLKPFNVLPVTALERRCIGLVGAGEALSAAIVRQTLPKDEAVAVFAALIRGAMTAPVQG; translated from the coding sequence TTGCTCGATACCGCGTTGCGGATCATCCGCGAGGAAGGCGCGGATCGGCTGACGCTGGGGCAACTGGCGACGCGTGCCGGCGTTTCGAAACCGGTCGCATATGAGCATTTCGGTACGCGGTCGGGCCTGCTCATCGAACTCTACCGGTGGATCGACACCGAGCGGGTGAATGCCTTCCGAAATGCGATGGCCACCGGCGAACAGGATCTTGGGGAAACGATCGCGGTTCTGGCTGCTGCCTATATCCACTGCGCCGCAGACATGACGGACGAGTTCCATATCGTCGGCGCCGCGCTCGCAGGCAGCGAAGAAAAGGCTGCGGTGTTCCAGGAGTTGCTGGATTATTCGGTGCAGATGTTCGTTGCCGTGCTCAAACCCTTCAATGTCCTTCCGGTGACGGCACTTGAGCGCCGTTGCATCGGTCTGGTCGGCGCAGGAGAGGCGCTGTCGGCCGCAATCGTGCGCCAGACGCTGCCGAAGGACGAGGCTGTCGCCGTTTTTGCGGCGTTGATCCGGGGGGCAATGACCGCTCCGGTGCAGGGCTGA
- a CDS encoding nuclear transport factor 2 family protein, whose amino-acid sequence MAGNDGDDILAMLHARDAATARGDARRQEGEGPMDAWNRRTIVLRRGDDGLRIVHEHRSYPMEKDGSGRAATDLKASGE is encoded by the coding sequence ATGGCTGGAAACGACGGAGACGATATTCTCGCGATGCTGCACGCGCGGGACGCGGCCACCGCTCGCGGGGATGCGCGGCGACAAGAAGGGGAGGGGCCGATGGACGCCTGGAACCGCAGGACCATCGTGCTGCGCCGAGGCGATGATGGATTGCGCATCGTCCATGAGCATAGGTCCTATCCGATGGAGAAGGACGGCAGCGGACGGGCAGCGACCGACCTCAAGGCATCGGGCGAATGA
- a CDS encoding DJ-1/PfpI family protein, whose protein sequence is MMDGDFTRRRLMRLGSAIALLPLWAQQGAAAAAAAGRRDQAAMHRKGDPEAMKDDDANAGPKSRVIGIVLFDAFETLDVFGPVQMWGRLPDHRLMFVSQDGGAVTSAQGTVVNADASFASAPQFDILMVPGGMGTRPLVRDGALLDFVRRQDRATRWTASVCTGAAILARAGLLDGREATTNKLAFDWVAGQSDKVRWQRKARWVFDGKYATSSGVSAGTDMALALVEKLYGRKAAEHAATIAEYRWHDDAADDPFASS, encoded by the coding sequence ATGATGGACGGTGATTTCACCCGCCGGAGGCTGATGCGGCTCGGCTCGGCCATCGCATTGCTTCCGCTTTGGGCGCAGCAGGGTGCCGCTGCCGCTGCCGCTGCCGGCCGGAGAGATCAGGCAGCGATGCACCGCAAGGGAGATCCCGAGGCAATGAAAGACGATGATGCCAATGCCGGGCCCAAATCCAGGGTGATCGGCATCGTGCTGTTCGACGCATTCGAAACGCTCGACGTCTTCGGGCCGGTCCAGATGTGGGGCAGGCTGCCAGACCATCGTCTGATGTTCGTGTCGCAGGATGGCGGCGCGGTCACCTCCGCGCAGGGGACGGTTGTGAACGCCGATGCGTCTTTCGCGTCCGCCCCCCAGTTCGACATATTGATGGTGCCCGGTGGTATGGGGACGCGGCCGTTGGTGAGGGATGGGGCGCTGCTCGATTTCGTTCGCCGGCAGGATCGCGCGACGCGTTGGACCGCGTCGGTCTGCACCGGGGCAGCCATTCTCGCGCGCGCCGGCCTGCTCGACGGGCGTGAGGCGACGACGAACAAGCTGGCGTTCGACTGGGTGGCCGGCCAATCCGACAAGGTCCGTTGGCAGCGCAAGGCGCGCTGGGTGTTCGACGGCAAATACGCGACCTCGTCCGGCGTATCGGCTGGCACCGATATGGCGCTTGCGCTGGTCGAGAAACTGTATGGCCGCAAGGCGGCGGAACACGCGGCGACGATCGCCGAGTATCGGTGGCATGACGATGCCGCCGATGATCCCTTCGCATCATCCTGA
- a CDS encoding nuclear transport factor 2 family protein — protein sequence MSLKDNKQTVRDYLAHFRNADVAKLTDAMSEDATWWILGQPRLFSGAGTKSKADMERIWDNLFGYMKDGLEMTVIGMVAEGNRVAAEIRSHADLTDGRVYENQYHMLFTLRRGKVVEVKEYADTLLIANIFG from the coding sequence ATGAGCCTCAAGGACAACAAGCAGACGGTGCGAGACTACCTTGCCCATTTCAGGAACGCTGACGTAGCCAAGCTGACGGACGCGATGAGTGAGGATGCGACCTGGTGGATTCTGGGCCAGCCTCGTCTGTTCTCAGGCGCGGGCACCAAGTCGAAAGCCGATATGGAGCGCATCTGGGACAATCTGTTCGGCTACATGAAGGATGGCCTTGAGATGACCGTCATCGGCATGGTCGCCGAAGGGAACAGGGTCGCGGCCGAGATCCGGTCCCACGCCGACCTGACGGACGGCAGGGTCTACGAAAACCAGTACCACATGCTCTTCACCCTTCGGCGGGGCAAGGTCGTCGAGGTCAAAGAGTATGCGGACACGCTCCTGATCGCGAACATTTTCGGCTGA
- a CDS encoding NmrA/HSCARG family protein, giving the protein MGQLDERAARNAGASTAPGLRATTPANGKPLIAVYGATSKQGRSVVVTLLGSGRFRVRALTRNRDSREAQSLEKLGAEIATVPPGLGHHKELVTAFTGADGVYLMTPQSNPQDDVEYALGKQLADAAVDAGASHIVFSTLEDVEKITDGKKPAPHFTSKARVADYIRSLAVSHSFVMLAFFYTNFLEYYVPRMEGGKLLMPIYLPEDFRAPFVDPLTATGPAVLEIFSNPDRYNGATLPVVGDIISPREMVETFQRVTGIEAEYRNAYSREGLLHYFPDFAANELLVDELVGMVEYAVEYGYFAADHDLEWSRRLNQASLSWEQFLRATRWRGEKLPFGI; this is encoded by the coding sequence ATGGGCCAACTCGATGAAAGAGCCGCCCGCAACGCGGGTGCGAGCACCGCACCAGGGTTGCGAGCGACCACGCCTGCAAACGGCAAGCCGCTCATCGCGGTTTACGGTGCGACCAGCAAACAGGGGCGCAGCGTCGTGGTTACGCTGCTGGGAAGTGGCCGCTTCCGGGTCCGGGCCCTCACGCGCAACCGGGACTCGAGGGAGGCGCAGAGCCTGGAAAAGCTCGGCGCTGAGATCGCGACTGTCCCACCAGGCCTGGGCCACCACAAAGAGCTCGTTACCGCATTCACCGGTGCGGACGGCGTCTACCTGATGACGCCGCAGAGCAATCCGCAGGACGATGTGGAATACGCCCTCGGCAAGCAACTCGCCGATGCAGCGGTAGATGCCGGTGCGAGTCATATCGTCTTCAGCACACTGGAAGATGTCGAGAAGATCACAGACGGCAAGAAGCCGGCTCCGCATTTCACCAGCAAGGCCCGTGTCGCAGATTATATCCGTAGCCTGGCGGTATCACACTCATTCGTGATGCTCGCGTTTTTCTATACGAACTTTCTCGAATACTACGTCCCGCGCATGGAGGGTGGCAAGCTGCTGATGCCGATCTACCTCCCCGAGGATTTCCGGGCGCCGTTCGTGGACCCTCTTACGGCTACGGGGCCGGCAGTGCTCGAGATATTCTCGAATCCGGATCGGTACAACGGCGCAACGCTCCCGGTCGTCGGAGACATCATCTCACCTCGTGAGATGGTGGAGACCTTCCAACGCGTGACCGGCATCGAGGCCGAATACCGCAACGCCTATAGCCGGGAAGGCCTGCTGCACTATTTTCCCGATTTTGCGGCCAACGAGCTTTTGGTCGATGAACTGGTCGGCATGGTCGAATACGCGGTCGAGTACGGCTACTTCGCCGCCGATCACGACCTCGAATGGAGTCGTCGACTGAACCAGGCTTCCCTGAGCTGGGAGCAGTTCCTGCGCGCGACCAGGTGGCGCGGTGAGAAGCTTCCGTTCGGGATCTGA
- a CDS encoding alpha/beta hydrolase, which translates to MTKLAPFLAAAVLAGSGAVAEQPLPVRNVVIVDEAFANGSGWRGVDDRLSARGYKVSIVQNPLTGLNADVAATNRLLARQDGPTILVGHFYGGSVITQAGLHPKVAGLVYVAAFAPEIGQSTLDQYAEVAPPANFAPEEQADGLAFPNGDKFKAGFATDASDADAAFLGDSQIPVAMAALKAKVTVAAWRSKPNWYVVATEDGAIDPKLLRSTARRIGARTSEIEGSHVLFMTKPHAAADAARGAVAQHSKTGE; encoded by the coding sequence ATGACGAAGCTTGCTCCATTCCTCGCAGCAGCCGTTCTCGCCGGGTCGGGCGCAGTCGCCGAACAGCCCCTGCCCGTGCGCAACGTCGTCATTGTCGACGAGGCCTTTGCCAACGGTTCGGGATGGCGCGGGGTCGATGACCGGCTTAGCGCTCGCGGATACAAGGTCAGCATCGTCCAGAACCCGCTGACCGGCCTGAACGCCGATGTCGCCGCCACCAACCGGCTGCTGGCGCGCCAGGACGGACCGACCATCCTCGTCGGTCATTTCTATGGTGGCAGCGTGATCACCCAGGCCGGGCTTCACCCCAAGGTCGCCGGCCTCGTCTACGTCGCCGCCTTCGCCCCGGAGATCGGCCAATCGACGCTCGACCAATATGCCGAGGTGGCGCCGCCGGCGAATTTCGCGCCGGAGGAGCAGGCGGACGGCTTGGCGTTTCCGAACGGCGACAAGTTCAAAGCCGGGTTCGCAACCGATGCGAGCGATGCGGACGCCGCCTTCCTGGGGGATTCCCAGATTCCGGTCGCGATGGCGGCGCTGAAGGCGAAGGTCACCGTTGCCGCATGGCGCTCGAAGCCGAACTGGTATGTCGTGGCGACCGAAGACGGTGCGATCGATCCCAAGTTGCTGCGCAGCACCGCCCGTCGGATCGGCGCCAGGACCAGCGAGATCGAGGGCAGCCACGTCCTCTTCATGACCAAGCCTCACGCGGCCGCGGATGCGGCTCGGGGCGCCGTTGCGCAGCATTCAAAGACAGGAGAATGA
- a CDS encoding LysR family transcriptional regulator: MQIMHEKSGGQLDEIETFAAVAEHGGFAAAARVLGKDPSVLSRRIDALERRLGVRLLARTTRKVALTEVGAAYLRKVRIILAELTVADLEAAEGAARPRGLLRVTMPRTFARFWVVPWLPAFLREYPEIEIELQLGDRFFDLVAEGFDLAIRFGGLADSSLTVRQLASFETVLCASPAYLAEAGTPHTPGDLQNHRCLGLTVPNFWPDWRLRRGEERATVHVPSQFRTDDGGSMMLAALEGGGIMLSAEWSCGRHLAEGRLVRVLPDWRMDHEGKAQIVLPPGRLVPAKTRVFIERVVAEFSPSAPWAR, encoded by the coding sequence ATGCAGATCATGCACGAAAAATCCGGTGGGCAGCTCGATGAGATCGAGACCTTTGCGGCCGTTGCCGAGCATGGCGGCTTCGCGGCGGCAGCCCGTGTTCTCGGCAAGGACCCCTCAGTTCTGTCCCGCCGGATCGATGCGCTGGAACGGCGTCTGGGTGTACGGCTCCTCGCGCGGACGACCCGCAAAGTCGCTCTGACCGAGGTCGGTGCAGCCTATCTGCGGAAGGTCAGGATCATTCTTGCGGAGCTGACCGTTGCCGACCTTGAGGCAGCCGAAGGCGCGGCTCGCCCGCGTGGCCTGCTGCGGGTGACCATGCCGAGGACCTTCGCGCGGTTCTGGGTCGTGCCTTGGCTACCTGCGTTCCTCCGCGAGTACCCCGAGATCGAGATCGAACTCCAGCTTGGCGACCGCTTCTTCGACCTGGTTGCAGAAGGGTTCGACCTTGCCATCAGGTTTGGTGGTCTCGCCGACAGCTCGCTGACCGTGCGTCAACTTGCATCCTTCGAGACGGTCCTTTGCGCCTCGCCTGCCTATCTCGCCGAGGCTGGCACACCGCACACGCCCGGGGATTTGCAGAACCACCGCTGCCTTGGGCTGACCGTGCCGAACTTCTGGCCCGACTGGCGTCTTCGCCGCGGCGAGGAACGCGCCACGGTGCACGTGCCGAGTCAATTTCGAACCGACGACGGCGGCAGCATGATGTTGGCAGCACTCGAGGGAGGCGGTATCATGCTCTCCGCAGAATGGTCTTGCGGTAGACATCTTGCCGAGGGCCGTCTCGTCCGCGTCCTTCCGGACTGGAGAATGGACCACGAGGGCAAAGCCCAGATCGTGCTTCCGCCAGGACGGCTCGTGCCTGCCAAGACGCGCGTCTTCATCGAGCGGGTGGTTGCCGAGTTCAGCCCATCGGCACCTTGGGCCCGCTAG